GACGGCTGCCGTGGCCCGGAACGGCACCGGGCGGCCCAACTCGACGGCGTCGCCGCCGAGCACCGGCGCCAGCGCGTCGCGTAGCCCCGCCGGGGTGCCGCTCACGTCCGCGCTGAAGTCGCCGACATTGTCGGGATCGCCGCGCAGCACCCCGCCGAGCGCCCCCAGCGACTCGCGTACGAAATCTTTGATCTCACCGGCCCGGCCCAGGGTGTCGCGGATCGCGGCGACCTCCCGGGCGACCTCCTCCGGGTGGATGGAACGCTGGGCAAACCGGGACCGGGACGTTTTCTCCCGCTCCGCCGCCGACTGCCACTCCGCTGCCAGCTTCGCGGCCCGCTTGTCGACCTCGCGGTACTCCGCGACGTCGAAGAGGCTCGCCTGTGCCTCCTGCCGGCCCCGCAGCAGCAGCCATTCGACGATCGCGTTGGTGACCCCGCTCGACGCCGCGTCCGGGACCGAGACGGAGACGCCGAGGTCCTTGCGGATCTGCCGGTGCTTGCGGATCAGGACGTCGAGGACCAGGCCGTCGATGCCGTTGTCGCCGCCGTAGAGGGTGATGACCCGGACGATGTTGCGCCGCTGGCCGTACCGGTCGACCCGGCCCTCGCGCTGGTCGTGCCGGGTCGGGTTCCAGGCCAGGTCGTAGTGGACCACGGCGTCGAAATGATGTTGGAGGTTCACGCCCTCGGAGAGACAGTCGGTCGCGATCAGGACCCGCCGGGCTGCCGGGTCGTCGCCAGCCGCCTCGGCCAGCTCCTCGATCCGTTGCAGCCGCTGCTGCGGGGAGAGCGTGCCGGTGACCGCCCGCACCACGGTCTTCTTGCCCAGCTTGCCGTCCAGGTGCTCGGCGACATATTCGGCGGTCGGGATGTAACGGCAGAAGACGATCGGGTGATAGCCGTCCTTGAGTAGCTCCTTGAGGTGCTTGACCAGCTCCCGCAGCTTCCGGTCCTCGTCCGGGCCCTCCAGCTTCGCGGCTCGGTCGGCCAGCTCGGCCAGCCGGTTGCCGGCGACCAGGGTCGGGGCCCCGCCGGGACCACCGGCCTCGCCGGTGTCCGCGCCCGGTGCCACGTCGAGCCCTTCCAGGGCGTCGCTGTCAGCGGAGTCGCTGGTCAACGGGGCGCCGAGCCGGTCGGCCTCCTCGGCGGTGTTGGCCGTCGCCGCCGCCGAACGGGTCCGCAGCGTCTGGGCGGCGGCGCGCGGCGACGAGACCAGCGAACGCAGCAACGCGATCGCCGACCACCAGGCAATCCGGGCCTCCCGCCGACCCTTGCGGTCCGCGGCGGTCACCCGCTCGCTGGCGTACGCGATCGCGTCGTCGAGCAGAGCCCGATACTCCGGCGAAAGCTTGTACGTCTCATCCCGGAAAAGCCGGTCGGCCGGGAAAGCGGTCTCCTCGGCGAGGCTGTTGTCGGCCAGCCCGTCGTCCTTGGTGAGATATTGCCGCACGTCGGCCCGCCTGCGGTGGACGAAGTGCGCGGCCAGCAGCCGCCGGCCCGCCTCCGAGTCCAGCTCGACCGTGGCCAGCTCCGGCCGGATCAGGCCGAGCAGGTTCCGGAAGGCAGTCTCCTTGCCGCTGTGCGGGGTCGCGGTCACCAGCAGCAGGTGCCGCTCGGTGTCGGCGGCGATCCGTTGCAGCAGCTCAAAGCGGAGCTGGTTCTGCGTCGAGGTGGTGTCGTCGGCGGCAACGCAGGTGTGCGCCTCGTCCACGATTACCAGGTCCGGGCAGTGCCGGACGAAGTCGTCGCGGTGCCGGGTCGACTTGATGAAGTCGGTCGAGACCACCACGTACGGGTGCTTGTCAAACAGTGACTGGCCCAGATCCAACCCGCGCTCCAGCCGGGAGACCGTGGAGGCGAGCACCAGCTCGGCATCGATGCCGAACTTCGTCCGCAGCTCCTCCTGCCACTGCTCGGCCAGGGCCGGCGCACACAGCACGGCGAGCCCTCGGGCGCTGCCCTGGGCGAGCAGCTCACACGCGATCAGCCCGGCCTCGACGGTCTTGCCGATGCCGACATCGTCGGAGATCAACATCCGTACGGTCCGCTGCCGCAACGCCATCAGCAGCGGAACGAGCTGATAGGCACGGGGCTCGACGGCGATCCCGGCGAGGGAGCGGAACGGGCCGGCGCCGGAGCGGAAACCGACCCGCAGCGCGGAGCGGAGCAGCCCAGCGGCGCGGGCGTCACCGAGGTCGCTGGCGGACGGGGGTGCGAACTCGGCGCTGCGCACCTGCTCGAAGGTCGGGAAGACGGCGGCGATGTCGTCGTCCGACCCGCCGAGCGGACGAAGCACCAGCATGTCGGCGGCGCTCTCCGGGAGCACGACCCAGTCCCGGCCACGGGCGGAGACGAGGGAACCAACGGCGTACGGGGTGGTCATCAGGAGGGGGCTTCCTGTCGAGGGGGAGGGGTGTCGTCGGTGCGGCCGCCGGACAGGGGGGTGCCGGGGCAGCCGACCGGGAGGTCAGCCGCTCACGCCGGTCCCAAAGTAGGTCGGGTGCCGCTTCGCGATCGCCGACCAGTCGGCGTCATGCGGGAACCGGACAACCTCCCAGCCGCGGTCGTACAGACGCTCCTCCGCCTCACGGTCGCGCGCGGTGATTGCGGCGTACTCGTGGACCGGCCCGTCGACGAAGACCGCGACATTGGCGCCGGGCAGCCGAAAGACGAAGTCCGGGTGGGCCAGCGCCTCTGGCAGGAAGACCTGGGCGTCGTCCGGCAGACGCAGGCCGCGCTCCTTCAACCAGGTGATGAACTTGGCCTCAAGTGCGGTGTCCGAGTGGCTGGTCAGTCGGGCCAACTGCTCCGTCCGGGATTCCCCCGCGCCGGTCGTCCTTGCCTTGCCGGCGGCGAAGCGCAGCAGCAGGTTTCGGACCTTGTGCCGGTCGATGAGCGCGTGGTTGAGCTGGTTGCCATAGGTGAGCAGGCACTCGTAGCAACCTCTTGCACACGGACGGTCGGGGTGCGGGCCGCCCCGGTCGGTGCCGTCGGCGTCGAAGTGGCAGATCGCCAACGCCTCGGCGGCGGCCCGG
The Micromonospora pisi DNA segment above includes these coding regions:
- a CDS encoding DEAD/DEAH box helicase, which gives rise to MTTPYAVGSLVSARGRDWVVLPESAADMLVLRPLGGSDDDIAAVFPTFEQVRSAEFAPPSASDLGDARAAGLLRSALRVGFRSGAGPFRSLAGIAVEPRAYQLVPLLMALRQRTVRMLISDDVGIGKTVEAGLIACELLAQGSARGLAVLCAPALAEQWQEELRTKFGIDAELVLASTVSRLERGLDLGQSLFDKHPYVVVSTDFIKSTRHRDDFVRHCPDLVIVDEAHTCVAADDTTSTQNQLRFELLQRIAADTERHLLLVTATPHSGKETAFRNLLGLIRPELATVELDSEAGRRLLAAHFVHRRRADVRQYLTKDDGLADNSLAEETAFPADRLFRDETYKLSPEYRALLDDAIAYASERVTAADRKGRREARIAWWSAIALLRSLVSSPRAAAQTLRTRSAAATANTAEEADRLGAPLTSDSADSDALEGLDVAPGADTGEAGGPGGAPTLVAGNRLAELADRAAKLEGPDEDRKLRELVKHLKELLKDGYHPIVFCRYIPTAEYVAEHLDGKLGKKTVVRAVTGTLSPQQRLQRIEELAEAAGDDPAARRVLIATDCLSEGVNLQHHFDAVVHYDLAWNPTRHDQREGRVDRYGQRRNIVRVITLYGGDNGIDGLVLDVLIRKHRQIRKDLGVSVSVPDAASSGVTNAIVEWLLLRGRQEAQASLFDVAEYREVDKRAAKLAAEWQSAAEREKTSRSRFAQRSIHPEEVAREVAAIRDTLGRAGEIKDFVRESLGALGGVLRGDPDNVGDFSADVSGTPAGLRDALAPVLGGDAVELGRPVPFRATAAVARGEAALVRTDPAVVALAGYVLNAALDDQAAGPRPARRCGVIRTQAVSGRTTLLLVRYRFHLTLPSRADTRQLVAEDARLLAFRGSPGNADWLSTEDALALLEATADENTDPTFGERTMSRLLDALPEVNGRLEAYGEELAAELLASHRRVRSAAGEIVRGVNVTAQRPADILGAYVYLPVSSTPTVAAAGGNA